Below is a genomic region from Phycobacter azelaicus.
TTCACACCGAAGAAAAACGCGCCGCCATGCTGACTTATGTGATCGACCTTTACGCGGGAGACCTTACAGAGCACCCCAATGCAGTGGCGCTGGATGATGCCTATCTGGACAAATCCGGCTACTATGCCCAAGCTCGCTACCTTGGCACGAAAAGCACACCCGAAGAGCGCCAACTGGACTTCTTTGGAGGCATGCGATGGCGCCATGAAGAACATATCCCGCATACCAGCCGAAAAATCGACCGCATCTCCCTGTTTCGAGCCAGCGCCGATCTGGAACTGCTGCCCAACCACACATTCAACGTGCCGGAGTACAACACCTACGCCTGCCCTTGGCATCATAACCTGACGGCGGCGATCTGTTCGTTCCGCACTGCCAAAGCCCTGAAGCGCAATCCCGGCTCGTCTTTCGACATCAAGACCTTCCGCTGGCATAACTCAGTGCCGTTCGAATGGCACTCACAGCAGCTATTGGATCTTGGCCTGATGGAGCCGGGGCAGTGGTTTTGATGCAAGCCCCCTTTAATCCATTACCGCTGCAACAGCACCGGGAACCAATCCTCGCGCAGGCGCTGACCCGGCTGCATGTCGTGGCCCGGATAGGGCGGAGATGTACGGCCCGGGCGCTCCACGTATCGCGCATCCTCCCCAACCAGCCTCAGGGAAAAGGCGCGGCGGCGCTGGCTTGAGGTATTGCCGCGTGCGCCATGCAGGGTGCGATAGTTGAAGGCCACCGCATCGCCCGGCTCCATCTCCCATTCCAGAACCCGCATTCCTTCGGCATCGGGGTCAGGCACGGGTATGTACTGGCCTTCATCCGGGAAGAACCCCTCTTCCGAGACCCAGCGAGTGGGCAGCACTTCCTTTTCCCAGGCGTGAGATCCCGCCACACAGCGAAGCGAGGCCTCGCGCACAGGATCGAGCGGCGACCAGAAGCTGATCGTCTGCTGCCCTTCGACAAAGTAATAGGGGCCGTCCTGGTGCCAGGGTGTCGCCATAGAGGTTCCCGGCTCCTTGACCAGCACGTGGTCGTGGAACATCTGCACATAGTCTGACTGCATCAGATCGGCGGCAATTTCAGCCACCGGGGAGGCATGTATCGCCTCCTCAAATTCAGGGATGCGGGTCCAGTTGCAGTAATCGTCAAAGAACCGACCCGTCTGCCCCGGCTTTTCGTTGTTCGATGCGTAGGGACCTGGCGCCTGCATGTTTGCCTCGACCCCGGCGCGCAGCAGCTCAACCTGATCCGCAAACAGCCCGCGCACAAGCACGACGCCATCGCGTTGAAACTGCTCGACATGCTCTTGCGTGATGAGAGGGTGGACCATTGCTGCCTCCGCTACTGAATATGGAAATCCGGTGGATCAGTCCTGCCGCGTAGCAGTCATAGTTTCAAATCATATATTTTTAAGCTACCCTTTACTCTATGTTATATTTGACTCTGCGCCACTACGAATATGTCTGCACTGTCGCCCGCCATGGCAGCCTGTCAGCCGCCGCAGCAGCAGTGCACGTCAGCCAGCCTGCGCTTTCTGCCGCGCTTAGCCGGATTGAGGATCATTTGGGGTATGCACTGTTCCGGCGCCGACGGGGCTCAGCTCTGGCGATGACGCCCCAGGGACGGGCGTTTGCGGAAAAGGCCCAGGGACTTCTTGCGCAGGCAGCCCTGCTGGAGGATCCAAAAGGCGCAAGCTCTGGAACGCATCATCTGACGTTGGTGTGTTTCTCCGACCTTGCGCCATTCTTGCTGGCCCCTGCCCTGAAGACGCTGCGCCAGGCCTTGCCGGACGTGAAGATCAGCCACAGGGCCTGTGGCTTCGATCCTCTGATCGCTGCCCTGTCCGGGGGCGAGGCGGATCTGGCCATCACTTATGATCTTGGGCTGGATGCAGGGTTTAGCAGAGCGGTGCTGCATCGCCTTGCCCCACATGCCCTGGTGCCGCCCGACCACCCGATATCAGGCCGCGGTGGTATTTCATTGGCCGAACTGGCCGCCCACCCGCTGGTTTTGTCGCAGGAAGGGCTTTCGGTACAGCACATGCTGGGGCTGTTCAAGGCTCACGGGTTGGTGCCACGGATCGCGCAGCGGGCCGACTCGCTGGAGCTTTTACGCAGTCTGGCAGCCAATGGCGAAGGGGTAGGCATCAGTTACAGCCTGCCACCCGGCGGGACCAGTTATGACGGCAAAGCGCTGTGCGCGGTCCCAGTTACGGATACCAGCGCAGAGGAACCGGTCATTCTGGCAGCTCCTGAAGGCGTCCCAGAAGCCTCGCCCGCGCATCGGGCGCTCGAGAGTCTCAAGAAAGTCCTGAGCGCAGAGCGTTCAACGCTTACGCAAGCGGATCACCACGTCGACTGAGGCAATCTCCATACCCTCGGGAGCGTCCGGCAGGCTCTGGATCACCAGCTGGTCCGAAGGCGCATCGGTGACGCGGCCATCCTGTTCCCAGTAGTAATGCGGGTGATCATGGGTGTTGGTGTCGAAATAGCTTTTCGACCCGTCCACGGTGATTTCCTGCAAGACCCCCGCGTCGCAAAAGGCGCGGAGCGTGTTGTAGACGGTGGCCAGAGAAACAGCATCGCCCCTGTCCTTGGCCGCTTCAAACAGGCTTTCGGCGGTGACATGGCGGTGCTTGCCGTCCCCGACCAACAGCTCAGCCAGCGCCACCCGCTGTCGGGTCGGCCGCAGTCCGGCCCGTCCAAGCCATTTGGTTGCCAGATCTTCGCTAATTGGCGTCATGTGCAGATCCTGCCTCGCGTTGCTGACTGTATATATAGGGCCATTGACGCATCGTTTTCAAATGGACTCCCGTTAGAATGCCATTCGCCCCCTTTGCTGCGACCCCGTGTCCCGGCGCGCGCCACACGGCGCACAAGGCTTGCAGGACCCTTTGGCGCGGTGCTACAGGAGGCCAGCTAGACAACCGACACACGAAGGCAGGAGAACCGCCAGCATGGCCGATTACCCGAGCAGCTTTGACAAAGACGACTTGCTGAAATGCGCCCGAGGCGAGCTGTTCGGCCCCGGCAACGCCCAGCTGCCCGCCCCGCCCATGCTGATGATGGACCGCATCACCGAGGTGAGCGCGGATGGCGGCGCCCATGGCAAGGGTCACATCCTGGCCGAGTTCGACATCACCCCGGACCTGTGGTTCTTTGACTGCCACTTCCCCGGCAACCCGATCATGCCCGGCTGTCTGGGTCTTGACGGTCTGTGGCAATTGACCGGCTTCAACCTTGGCTGGCGCGGCTGGCAGGGGCGCGGCTATGCGCTGGGTGTGGGCGAGGTCAAGCTGACCGGCATGGTGCGCCCCGACCGCAAGATGCTGACCTACAAGGTGGATTTCACCAAGGCCATCCAGACCCGCCGCCTGACCATGGGCGTCGCCGACGGCATCGTGGAAGCCGACGGAGAGGTGATCTACCAGGTCAAGGACATGAAGGTCGCCCTCAGCGAAAGCTGATTTGAGGCGCAGCCAGTCAAGAAGATCAGGAGGCCCCGCGGGGCCTCTTTTTTGTTTAGGCATGTAACAGGTTGTCTTCGCCGCGCATAGCATCCCGAGGATTAGGCTTTGATCACCGAACACACCGCGTTTTTGAAAAGTAACGATTGATGCCTTTGGTGAAGTGCACCTGCATTCAAATTACACCTAGCCATGAAATAAATGCGTGCACGGAGCTTTGTGTATTGATATCAAAGACACTATCCTCGAGACACATGAGAACGTAGGTTGGATTTATGTCATTTTTTAGCGGCAAACCAAAACCAGAAGAAGTATTCACACCACGATCAGCCAGTGTTAATTCTCGCCTCTACATACCAAGGCCTGACCTTGAAGCAGAGCTTTCTGACGGCTTACTAGAAAGCCAACACTTAATAATATTTGGCGAAAGTGGAAACGGAAAATCATGGCTCTATAAGAGTGTTTTTGAAAAAGAAGATGTTTTTTATGAGGTGGTAAATCTCGTCCAAGCATCAGCGCTCGGGTCTCTCTCAGCCGCATTTGAAGACAAGTTATCTCGGCAAGAACTGCTGGAGAAAGAAGAGTATGAGCTTTCTAAATCGGGTGGCGTAAAGCCTTCTGGTGTTGGCGTGGATTTCGAAGGCACATGGAAGTATGTCAAAGGGAAAAAAGAACCATTTGAAAAACTGCTTGCATACATTCGAAAAATGGCAGGCAAGAAAAAGGCGGTTGTTGTATTTGACAACTTTGAACAGGTCGCAGGTGACGCAGCCATTTGTAAAGCGATCTCAAATTGCGTTGTGCTTTTAGATGATCCCACCTACGCAGAATATAATGTAAAAATTGTAATCGTCGGCACACCAGCCGGGATCGACGAAAAGCTAGCAAAAACCGGAAATGTCCAAACAATATCAACTCGCCTGAAGGAAATTCCTGAAGTCGAAAGAATGACAGCCAGAGAAGCAAAGGCCCTAATGAGCCTTGGACTAGAAAGCATTCTTAAATTAGAGGTTCTTGGAAACAAAGAGGTTTTCTACGAAAGGATGCTTAGGGTCACAGATCGAATAGCACTTGAACTCCAAGAGCTTGGCCTAAAAATTGCAAGAGAGGCCGAAAGAAAAGGTGGAAAAATTGATCAAATCGTATTTGATCGCGCAGTCTTGAAATGGGCGAGAAACTCGATCCGAGCGAATTGCGCGATTGTTTCAGCGCGCCTAAACTCAAAAGAAACAAAGGCAGCAAGAAGGAAC
It encodes:
- a CDS encoding AAA family ATPase, whose translation is MSFFSGKPKPEEVFTPRSASVNSRLYIPRPDLEAELSDGLLESQHLIIFGESGNGKSWLYKSVFEKEDVFYEVVNLVQASALGSLSAAFEDKLSRQELLEKEEYELSKSGGVKPSGVGVDFEGTWKYVKGKKEPFEKLLAYIRKMAGKKKAVVVFDNFEQVAGDAAICKAISNCVVLLDDPTYAEYNVKIVIVGTPAGIDEKLAKTGNVQTISTRLKEIPEVERMTAREAKALMSLGLESILKLEVLGNKEVFYERMLRVTDRIALELQELGLKIAREAERKGGKIDQIVFDRAVLKWARNSIRANCAIVSARLNSKETKAARRNQCIYACGEIEVDRFTYRDVEDKIRELFPETTNGISLNVSGELTRLAKGENPLLRRLPHENAYRLSSPKIRMAIRTMLSIERGKVVRKVAEL
- a CDS encoding phytanoyl-CoA dioxygenase family protein — translated: MVHPLITQEHVEQFQRDGVVLVRGLFADQVELLRAGVEANMQAPGPYASNNEKPGQTGRFFDDYCNWTRIPEFEEAIHASPVAEIAADLMQSDYVQMFHDHVLVKEPGTSMATPWHQDGPYYFVEGQQTISFWSPLDPVREASLRCVAGSHAWEKEVLPTRWVSEEGFFPDEGQYIPVPDPDAEGMRVLEWEMEPGDAVAFNYRTLHGARGNTSSQRRRAFSLRLVGEDARYVERPGRTSPPYPGHDMQPGQRLREDWFPVLLQR
- the irrA gene encoding iron response transcriptional regulator IrrA, with product MTPISEDLATKWLGRAGLRPTRQRVALAELLVGDGKHRHVTAESLFEAAKDRGDAVSLATVYNTLRAFCDAGVLQEITVDGSKSYFDTNTHDHPHYYWEQDGRVTDAPSDQLVIQSLPDAPEGMEIASVDVVIRLRKR
- a CDS encoding glycosyltransferase family 2 protein, with amino-acid sequence MTYPTLDDFLRQQRARLVKGPVALVFVEDAVEVASTLRHHLQSGFDTVVAFMPDTIELPEAVSAKVHRVSFDCGIAESVFDAINQVIRSASPGCWLYYCYNAEFLFFPFCETRSVPEMLRFHTEEKRAAMLTYVIDLYAGDLTEHPNAVALDDAYLDKSGYYAQARYLGTKSTPEERQLDFFGGMRWRHEEHIPHTSRKIDRISLFRASADLELLPNHTFNVPEYNTYACPWHHNLTAAICSFRTAKALKRNPGSSFDIKTFRWHNSVPFEWHSQQLLDLGLMEPGQWF
- a CDS encoding LysR family transcriptional regulator yields the protein MLYLTLRHYEYVCTVARHGSLSAAAAAVHVSQPALSAALSRIEDHLGYALFRRRRGSALAMTPQGRAFAEKAQGLLAQAALLEDPKGASSGTHHLTLVCFSDLAPFLLAPALKTLRQALPDVKISHRACGFDPLIAALSGGEADLAITYDLGLDAGFSRAVLHRLAPHALVPPDHPISGRGGISLAELAAHPLVLSQEGLSVQHMLGLFKAHGLVPRIAQRADSLELLRSLAANGEGVGISYSLPPGGTSYDGKALCAVPVTDTSAEEPVILAAPEGVPEASPAHRALESLKKVLSAERSTLTQADHHVD
- the fabA gene encoding bifunctional 3-hydroxydecanoyl-ACP dehydratase/trans-2-decenoyl-ACP isomerase encodes the protein MADYPSSFDKDDLLKCARGELFGPGNAQLPAPPMLMMDRITEVSADGGAHGKGHILAEFDITPDLWFFDCHFPGNPIMPGCLGLDGLWQLTGFNLGWRGWQGRGYALGVGEVKLTGMVRPDRKMLTYKVDFTKAIQTRRLTMGVADGIVEADGEVIYQVKDMKVALSES